A genomic window from Desulfovibrio porci includes:
- the cysK gene encoding cysteine synthase A: MLTTVLQTIGNTPLLRLDLSRDLPGTVWLKLENRNPGGSIKDRVAFHMIERALSRGELKPGGVLVEATSGNMGIGMALVAAVRGLRCVLAMPESMSLERRNLLKALGAELRLTPADKGMGGAVQEARRIAEATGGLILGQFTNPEAVEAHYQSTGPEIYKDSVGKMDVLVAGVGSGSSITGAGRFLKENLPGFRVMAVEPKDSPVLSGGKPGAHLIQGIGAGFVPEILDRSLLDEIIPVDGQAAIATARKLMRVEGVCTGISTGANVLAALDVAARPEMRDRNIVTFACDTGERYMSTALFRNQD; encoded by the coding sequence ATGTTGACCACTGTTTTGCAGACTATCGGCAATACGCCCCTGCTCCGCCTTGACCTCTCCCGCGACCTGCCGGGCACGGTCTGGCTGAAGCTGGAAAACCGCAATCCCGGCGGCTCCATCAAGGACCGCGTGGCTTTTCATATGATTGAACGCGCTCTGTCGCGGGGCGAACTGAAGCCCGGCGGCGTGCTGGTGGAGGCCACCAGCGGCAATATGGGCATCGGCATGGCCCTGGTGGCCGCCGTGCGCGGCCTGCGCTGCGTGCTGGCCATGCCCGAATCCATGAGTCTGGAGCGCCGCAATTTACTCAAGGCTCTGGGCGCGGAACTCAGACTCACGCCCGCGGACAAGGGCATGGGCGGGGCCGTGCAGGAGGCGCGGCGCATCGCCGAGGCCACCGGCGGGCTTATCCTGGGCCAGTTCACCAATCCCGAGGCCGTGGAGGCCCACTATCAGAGCACCGGGCCGGAAATTTACAAGGACAGCGTCGGGAAAATGGACGTCCTGGTGGCCGGCGTGGGTTCGGGCTCGTCCATCACCGGCGCGGGCCGTTTCCTGAAAGAGAATCTCCCCGGCTTCAGGGTTATGGCCGTGGAACCCAAGGATTCGCCCGTGCTCTCCGGCGGCAAACCCGGGGCGCATCTGATCCAGGGCATCGGGGCGGGTTTCGTGCCGGAAATTCTGGACCGCTCCCTGCTGGACGAGATCATTCCGGTCGACGGGCAGGCGGCCATCGCCACGGCCCGCAAGCTCATGCGCGTTGAGGGCGTCTGTACGGGCATCTCCACCGGGGCCAACGTGCTGGCCGCGCTGGACGTGGCGGCCCGGCCCGAAATGCGGGACAGGAACATCGTCACCTTTGCCTGCGATACCGGCGAGCGCTATATGTCCACGGCCCTGTTCCGGAATCAGGATTGA
- a CDS encoding SDR family NAD(P)-dependent oxidoreductase, whose translation MLYPDLKGKTALITGAGRPTGIGFSIARSLAASGMDCILADLPGDETGDSLHGCVAALRRECGTRAWPLELDLSAPDGPLCVEQSVDRVRRLAPGLRVLVNNAGVMPPPAPLGEAEPERWRAVMEVNLFGPFRMVRAFLPLLADGGVIINMASRAGKRPLPQRSAYSVSKAALIMLTKCLAVEYGPRGLRANAICPGQILTDLNRRRYAQEASALKIPPEERMRQIAGDIPSSRLGYPEDVAGLAAFLASEASSFITGQAFNVCGGQLVEA comes from the coding sequence ATGTTGTATCCCGATCTCAAGGGTAAAACCGCTCTGATCACCGGCGCCGGACGCCCCACGGGCATTGGCTTCAGTATTGCCCGCAGCCTGGCGGCCAGCGGGATGGACTGCATCCTGGCCGATCTGCCCGGCGACGAGACGGGAGACAGCCTGCACGGCTGCGTCGCGGCCCTGCGCCGAGAGTGCGGGACGCGGGCCTGGCCCCTTGAACTGGACCTCAGCGCGCCGGACGGGCCGCTGTGCGTAGAGCAATCCGTGGACCGGGTTCGCCGCCTGGCCCCGGGGCTGCGCGTCCTGGTCAACAACGCGGGCGTCATGCCGCCCCCGGCCCCGCTGGGCGAAGCGGAGCCGGAGCGCTGGCGCGCGGTTATGGAAGTCAACCTCTTCGGGCCCTTCCGCATGGTCCGGGCCTTTCTGCCCCTGCTGGCCGACGGCGGCGTGATCATCAATATGGCCTCGCGCGCGGGCAAGCGCCCTCTGCCGCAGCGCAGCGCCTATTCCGTGAGTAAGGCCGCGCTGATCATGCTGACTAAATGCCTGGCCGTGGAATACGGCCCCAGGGGCCTACGCGCCAACGCCATCTGTCCCGGCCAGATCCTGACCGACCTCAACCGCCGACGTTACGCCCAGGAGGCCTCGGCCCTGAAAATTCCCCCCGAGGAACGCATGCGGCAAATCGCCGGGGATATTCCGTCCTCCAGGCTGGGCTACCCGGAGGACGTGGCCGGCCTGGCCGCCTTCCTGGCCTCCGAGGCTTCGTCCTTCATCACGGGGCAGGCCTTCAACGTCTGCGGCGGCCAGCTTGTGGAAGCGTGA
- a CDS encoding DinB family protein gives MAREIVTAAQGPFLHAWGLLNAYVDACPDEIWAEKNGGWPVWQQIAHAVMVLDFFVLGEKDPLLPAPCDMDVLMLKTQGAPALGKAALREYAAAVKTRVDAWIAGLEDADLAGTNTALSAKLGRETSYAATLVMLASHTDYHIGSCDAALRDHGLPGVF, from the coding sequence ATGGCGCGCGAAATCGTGACGGCGGCCCAGGGACCTTTTCTGCATGCCTGGGGCTTGCTGAATGCTTATGTGGACGCCTGTCCGGACGAAATCTGGGCAGAGAAGAACGGCGGCTGGCCCGTCTGGCAGCAGATCGCGCATGCGGTCATGGTGCTGGATTTCTTCGTGCTCGGCGAAAAGGATCCGCTGTTGCCCGCGCCCTGCGACATGGACGTGCTGATGCTCAAAACCCAGGGCGCCCCGGCGCTGGGCAAGGCGGCCCTGCGGGAATACGCGGCCGCGGTCAAAACCCGCGTGGACGCCTGGATCGCCGGGCTTGAGGACGCGGACCTGGCCGGAACCAATACCGCGCTGAGCGCCAAACTGGGTCGTGAGACGTCGTATGCGGCGACGCTGGTCATGCTGGCCTCGCACACCGACTATCATATCGGTTCCTGCGATGCGGCATTGCGGGATCATGGCTTGCCGGGAGTCTTTTAA
- the mutY gene encoding A/G-specific adenine glycosylase yields MPRTAKSSMRGGKTPSRAVPATLPGLASASSASAPPRHLPPEAHLPQLQQALLAWFAAHQRPLPWRVNYTPYEVWISEVMLQQTQMERGVSYFTRWMARFPDVAALAAASEEEVLRLWEGLGYYSRARHVLAAARRIMDRHGGVFPAALEDIRALPGVGPYTAGAIASIAFGEKLPCVDANVERVVARVFDLDTPVKQEPAASAVRAWALRLVPEGKAREHNQAMMELGALVCGKKPRCGACPLAAFCISLHLGIVDQRPVPGKRTPITPIEVVTGVLRRKDRIFVQKRLASGVWGNLWEFPGGRVEPGESPEAAVVREFEEETGFAVAVDSKYGIIRHGYTTYKITLHCFALSLAGADGDLEEAPDPPVLTAASAWRWAPPRELEDLAMPAAHRKLADRIFAADAPRRLPGA; encoded by the coding sequence ATGCCCAGAACAGCAAAATCCTCCATGCGGGGCGGCAAAACGCCGTCCCGGGCCGTACCGGCAACCCTGCCCGGCCTTGCGTCCGCGTCCTCCGCATCCGCCCCGCCCCGCCATCTGCCGCCCGAGGCGCATCTGCCGCAGTTGCAGCAGGCGCTGCTGGCCTGGTTCGCGGCGCACCAGCGGCCCCTGCCCTGGCGCGTCAACTACACGCCCTATGAGGTCTGGATTTCCGAGGTCATGCTCCAGCAGACCCAGATGGAGCGCGGCGTGAGCTATTTCACACGCTGGATGGCCCGCTTTCCGGACGTGGCCGCGCTGGCCGCCGCCTCCGAGGAGGAAGTGCTGCGCCTCTGGGAAGGTCTGGGCTATTATTCACGCGCCCGCCACGTGCTGGCCGCCGCCCGGCGGATCATGGACAGGCATGGAGGCGTTTTTCCCGCCGCACTGGAGGACATCCGCGCACTGCCCGGCGTGGGACCATATACGGCCGGGGCCATCGCCAGCATCGCCTTCGGCGAAAAACTGCCCTGCGTGGACGCCAATGTGGAACGGGTGGTGGCCCGCGTCTTTGATCTGGATACGCCGGTCAAGCAGGAACCGGCGGCCTCGGCCGTGCGGGCCTGGGCTCTGCGCCTGGTGCCCGAGGGCAAGGCCCGCGAGCACAATCAGGCCATGATGGAGCTGGGGGCGCTGGTTTGCGGCAAAAAACCGCGTTGCGGGGCCTGCCCTCTGGCCGCCTTCTGCATCAGCCTGCATCTGGGCATTGTGGATCAGCGTCCGGTGCCCGGCAAGCGAACCCCCATCACGCCCATTGAAGTGGTTACGGGCGTGCTGCGCCGCAAGGACCGGATTTTCGTGCAGAAGCGCCTGGCCTCCGGCGTCTGGGGCAATCTCTGGGAATTCCCCGGCGGGCGGGTGGAGCCGGGTGAAAGCCCGGAAGCCGCCGTCGTGCGCGAATTTGAAGAAGAAACCGGCTTTGCCGTGGCGGTGGACAGCAAATACGGCATCATCCGCCACGGCTACACCACCTATAAAATCACCCTGCACTGCTTCGCCCTCAGCCTGGCGGGCGCGGACGGCGATTTGGAGGAAGCTCCGGACCCGCCGGTGCTCACGGCGGCCAGCGCCTGGCGCTGGGCCCCGCCCCGGGAGTTGGAAGATCTGGCCATGCCCGCGGCCCACCGCAAGCTGGCGGACCGGATTTTCGCCGCCGACGCTCCACGGCGTCTGCCGGGCGCGTAA
- a CDS encoding methyl-accepting chemotaxis protein, which produces MGLFRKFSASCILATVAAAVLAWAVTAAFSGGQGGAALVGAVAAAVFTACGLGLAARFIFLRPLTAVEQGLRDLAEGRLTAARPSLDRDLPGIQAALDAALGALKFERGLSRGVFQGLPMPYLLVDTQERTTSTNQACLDMLEIDDSVESCLGKTLAELFYNDPKRETAVGKSIRNGEYFRNLDLVITGHRGRGINVLANIFPIYDEDKTCIGGLCLYVDMTALKQAERAITDKNERMAVAAQSLEEAVGRLSGISGGLSRGIQQSDSGAAMSAERLSEAAAAMNEMNATVQEVARNAEAASGASALTREKAEAGAQVVEKAVRSIKRVHEVSLALRQDMGQLDEHARAISRIMGVISDIADQTNLLALNAAIEAARAGDAGRGFAVVADEVRNLAEKTMTSTHDVGEAIKAIQESTAKSMDSVDNAVSQIEQATDLAGQSGQALEEIVSTVENTAGQVSAIAAASEQQSAASEEINRSIAEVNGVAADTAQSMREAHEEMARLVELTGTLEELMARLKE; this is translated from the coding sequence ATGGGGCTTTTTCGAAAATTTTCGGCGAGTTGCATTCTTGCGACTGTGGCTGCTGCGGTTTTGGCCTGGGCCGTGACGGCGGCTTTCTCCGGCGGTCAGGGCGGCGCTGCGCTGGTAGGGGCTGTGGCGGCGGCCGTATTTACAGCCTGCGGCCTGGGCTTGGCAGCGCGTTTTATTTTTCTGCGTCCGTTGACGGCGGTGGAGCAAGGCTTGCGCGATCTGGCCGAGGGACGGCTGACGGCGGCCCGGCCCTCTTTGGACAGAGACCTGCCCGGCATCCAGGCGGCCCTGGACGCGGCGCTGGGCGCGCTGAAATTTGAACGCGGCCTGTCGCGCGGCGTGTTTCAGGGGCTGCCCATGCCCTACCTGCTGGTGGACACGCAGGAGCGCACCACCAGCACCAACCAGGCCTGCCTGGACATGCTGGAAATCGACGACAGCGTGGAATCCTGCCTGGGCAAGACCCTGGCGGAGCTTTTTTATAATGATCCCAAGCGCGAAACAGCGGTGGGCAAGAGCATCCGCAACGGCGAATATTTCCGCAACCTGGATCTCGTCATCACCGGCCACCGGGGCCGGGGCATCAATGTGCTGGCCAATATCTTTCCCATTTACGACGAGGACAAGACCTGCATCGGCGGGCTCTGTCTCTATGTGGACATGACAGCCCTGAAACAGGCCGAGCGGGCCATTACGGACAAGAATGAGCGCATGGCCGTGGCGGCGCAGTCGCTGGAAGAGGCGGTGGGCAGGCTTTCCGGCATTTCCGGCGGCCTGTCGCGCGGTATTCAGCAGTCGGACAGCGGCGCGGCCATGTCCGCCGAACGCCTGTCCGAAGCGGCCGCGGCCATGAATGAAATGAACGCCACGGTGCAGGAAGTGGCCAGAAACGCCGAGGCCGCCTCGGGCGCGTCCGCGTTGACCAGGGAAAAAGCCGAAGCGGGCGCGCAGGTGGTGGAAAAGGCCGTGCGCAGCATCAAACGGGTGCACGAGGTTTCCCTGGCGCTCAGGCAGGACATGGGCCAGCTGGATGAGCACGCCCGGGCCATCAGCCGGATCATGGGCGTGATTTCCGACATCGCGGACCAGACCAATCTGCTGGCGCTGAATGCGGCCATTGAGGCGGCGCGCGCCGGCGACGCCGGACGCGGCTTCGCGGTGGTGGCCGACGAGGTGCGCAATCTGGCCGAAAAAACCATGACGTCCACCCATGACGTGGGCGAAGCCATCAAGGCCATTCAGGAAAGCACGGCCAAGAGCATGGACTCCGTGGACAACGCCGTGAGCCAGATCGAACAGGCCACGGATCTGGCGGGGCAGTCCGGCCAGGCTCTGGAAGAAATCGTCAGCACCGTGGAAAACACGGCCGGTCAGGTCAGCGCCATTGCGGCGGCCAGCGAACAGCAGTCCGCGGCCAGCGAGGAGATCAACCGCTCCATTGCGGAAGTCAACGGCGTGGCAGCCGACACGGCGCAGTCCATGCGCGAGGCCCACGAGGAAATGGCCCGGCTGGTGGAACTGACCGGCACTCTGGAAGAGCTGATGGCCCGGCTCAAGGAATAA
- a CDS encoding nuclear transport factor 2 family protein: MKFVQLVPLLLALALCLAGGVAHAKVDTVALYTEAVMTGDVSALEKLLAPNYWHVSSNGHIQDKENFITSIKNKDLVVDRLTLTNVRETKVGNTRLLTANGYFKGTAVPALPQGLMRFTMVLANNNGKEQVALFQATPVEPSDDCKDGNCRIK, encoded by the coding sequence ATGAAATTTGTACAGTTGGTGCCGCTTCTTCTGGCCCTGGCTCTTTGTCTCGCCGGCGGCGTGGCGCACGCCAAAGTCGATACCGTGGCTTTGTATACCGAAGCCGTGATGACCGGCGACGTATCGGCCCTGGAAAAACTGCTGGCGCCCAACTACTGGCACGTCAGCTCCAACGGCCATATCCAGGACAAGGAAAACTTCATCACCAGCATTAAAAACAAGGATCTGGTCGTGGACCGCCTGACGCTCACCAATGTGCGCGAAACGAAGGTCGGCAATACCAGATTGCTCACGGCCAACGGCTACTTCAAGGGAACGGCCGTGCCGGCTCTGCCGCAGGGCCTGATGCGCTTCACCATGGTGCTTGCCAACAATAACGGCAAGGAGCAGGTGGCGCTCTTCCAGGCCACGCCCGTGGAACCCAGCGACGACTGCAAGGACGGCAACTGCAGGATCAAGTAA
- a CDS encoding peptidylprolyl isomerase, producing the protein MANPTVLLETSSGDILIELFQDKAPKTVANFLQYVDDGFYENTIFHRVIPGFMIQGGGLGARMDEKATREAVENEADNGLKNERGAVAMARTRDPHSATAQFFINLVDNDFLDHSRPDLDGWGYCVFGKVTEGMDVVDKIAKVKTKSMGMHENVPVDMVLITGASRFE; encoded by the coding sequence ATGGCTAATCCCACCGTGTTGCTGGAAACTTCGTCCGGCGATATTCTGATCGAACTTTTCCAGGACAAGGCCCCCAAAACCGTCGCCAACTTTTTGCAGTATGTGGACGACGGCTTTTATGAAAATACCATCTTCCACCGTGTGATCCCCGGCTTCATGATCCAGGGCGGCGGTCTGGGCGCGCGCATGGACGAAAAGGCCACCCGTGAGGCTGTGGAGAACGAGGCCGACAACGGCCTGAAAAACGAGCGCGGCGCCGTCGCCATGGCCCGCACCCGTGATCCGCACAGCGCCACGGCCCAGTTTTTCATCAATCTGGTGGACAACGACTTCCTGGATCACAGCCGGCCCGACCTGGACGGCTGGGGCTACTGCGTGTTCGGCAAAGTCACTGAAGGCATGGATGTGGTGGACAAGATCGCCAAGGTCAAGACCAAGAGCATGGGCATGCATGAAAACGTGCCTGTGGACATGGTGCTGATCACCGGCGCGAGCCGCTTTGAATAG
- a CDS encoding chemotaxis protein — MAQTNILLETGTNELEIVEFYVNQDGYEAHYGLNVAKVVEIGRRQTVTAMPEMRHKALLGAFPHRNGRIVPLIDMAQFLGSGPITNEDAKVIVTEFNTVCTGFLVSGVNRIYRLSWTDVEAPGNFLQNVSRSSVTGVVRLEERVIFLLDLEAIVAELHPAMAISFDGTAADTDGKTYNVLHVDDSSSIRSLVLELLSKEGRFNLTQRVNGQEAWDYLQEIRARSEEEGKPISSYVQGIISDIEMPSMDGLALCKRIKEDPVLKRVPVAIFSSMINESLARKCASVGADAQYTKPDLKALSVKLHDLITKAWG; from the coding sequence ATGGCGCAGACCAATATTTTGCTGGAAACCGGCACCAATGAGCTGGAAATCGTGGAGTTTTACGTCAATCAGGACGGCTACGAAGCCCATTACGGCCTGAATGTGGCCAAAGTGGTGGAAATCGGGCGGCGGCAGACAGTCACCGCCATGCCGGAAATGCGCCATAAAGCCCTGCTGGGGGCCTTTCCCCACCGTAACGGCCGCATCGTGCCTCTCATTGACATGGCCCAGTTTCTGGGCAGCGGTCCCATCACCAACGAAGACGCCAAAGTCATCGTCACCGAGTTCAACACGGTCTGCACGGGCTTTCTGGTCTCGGGCGTCAACCGCATCTACCGCCTGAGCTGGACGGATGTGGAAGCGCCGGGCAATTTTTTGCAGAACGTCAGCCGCAGTTCGGTGACCGGCGTGGTGCGTCTGGAGGAGCGGGTCATCTTCCTGCTGGACCTGGAGGCTATCGTGGCCGAGTTGCATCCGGCCATGGCCATCAGCTTTGACGGCACGGCCGCGGACACCGACGGCAAAACCTACAATGTCCTGCATGTGGACGATTCCAGCAGCATCCGTTCCCTGGTGCTGGAGCTGCTCTCCAAGGAGGGCCGCTTCAACCTGACGCAGCGCGTCAACGGCCAGGAGGCCTGGGATTACCTGCAGGAGATACGTGCCCGCAGCGAGGAGGAGGGCAAGCCCATTTCCTCCTACGTACAGGGCATCATCAGCGATATTGAAATGCCTTCCATGGACGGCTTGGCCCTCTGCAAGCGGATCAAGGAAGACCCGGTGCTGAAGCGGGTGCCTGTGGCCATCTTCTCTTCCATGATCAATGAAAGCCTGGCTCGCAAATGCGCCAGCGTGGGCGCGGACGCCCAGTACACCAAGCCGGACCTCAAGGCCCTCTCGGTGAAACTGCACGACCTGATCACCAAGGCCTGGGGCTAA
- a CDS encoding TRAP transporter substrate-binding protein, with the protein MKRIFSLFTALCLAVLAVGLTCPAVQAGPKVIKIAFTNFPEHPQGQAFALFKKELEVRSNGAFKVELIGSGKFGNPESIVQGLQMGVLQIGAESTSNFSVFDPRLMLFDMPYLIPSYKAADLILDGPIGKTLAAGLEKNGCLGLGYMELGFRQVFSIRPVRSLANNKGLKIRATPSKAHIAILRSLGMSPTPMAWGEVYTALQQKTIDGIDVDLNLGWFWRFPEITRYLTLSRHFYTPHLVLISKRFWKSLSAGEQALIKTVMDEAIAFERARSRANEHDFIVRLKSEQGMEIIELPPQELRRWMDAAHPVPLEFRKAVPAELVQSVITTIRNAGLYPPELQPADYQ; encoded by the coding sequence ATGAAACGGATTTTCAGTCTGTTCACCGCCCTGTGTCTGGCCGTACTGGCTGTGGGCTTGACCTGTCCGGCGGTCCAGGCCGGGCCGAAGGTCATCAAGATCGCCTTCACCAATTTTCCCGAGCATCCGCAGGGGCAGGCCTTCGCCCTGTTCAAAAAGGAACTGGAAGTCCGCTCCAATGGCGCATTCAAGGTGGAGCTCATCGGCTCCGGCAAATTCGGCAATCCGGAATCCATCGTCCAGGGCCTGCAAATGGGCGTATTGCAGATCGGAGCGGAATCCACCAGCAATTTCTCGGTCTTTGATCCGCGCCTGATGCTTTTTGACATGCCCTACCTGATCCCCAGCTACAAAGCGGCGGACCTGATCCTGGACGGTCCCATCGGCAAGACGCTGGCCGCCGGTCTGGAAAAGAACGGCTGTCTGGGCCTGGGCTACATGGAGCTGGGTTTCCGACAGGTCTTCAGCATCCGACCTGTGCGCTCCCTGGCCAACAACAAAGGCCTGAAAATCCGCGCCACCCCCTCCAAGGCCCATATCGCCATCCTGCGCTCCCTGGGCATGAGTCCCACGCCCATGGCCTGGGGCGAGGTCTACACGGCCCTGCAGCAGAAAACCATTGACGGCATTGACGTGGACCTCAACTTGGGCTGGTTCTGGCGCTTTCCGGAAATCACCCGCTACCTGACCCTCAGCCGCCATTTTTACACTCCGCATCTGGTGCTGATCTCCAAACGTTTCTGGAAAAGCCTTTCCGCCGGGGAACAGGCCCTGATCAAAACGGTCATGGATGAAGCCATTGCCTTTGAGCGGGCCAGAAGCCGCGCCAATGAGCACGATTTTATCGTGCGCCTGAAGAGCGAGCAGGGCATGGAGATTATCGAGCTGCCCCCGCAGGAACTGCGCCGCTGGATGGACGCCGCCCACCCCGTGCCCCTGGAATTCCGCAAGGCCGTGCCCGCTGAACTGGTGCAAAGCGTCATCACGACCATCAGGAACGCGGGCCTCTACCCGCCGGAACTGCAACCCGCCGATTATCAATAA
- a CDS encoding TRAP transporter small permease, whose protein sequence is MPKFHAGLEGCAAVAALVVMFLCIAVQVFFRYALDHALEWPEEVARYAFICAVFLGASLAAQEGRHLEISVCKYSFGPRVQFALTIVSAAFTLLFCAVMTVWGAQMVLFVAQSEQVAASMSMPMYVLYLAVPLGMTCMFLRTVKHTMAALRGLRGRNAGNTAGKFDKKDVMTEMSNSW, encoded by the coding sequence ATGCCGAAATTCCACGCCGGACTGGAAGGCTGCGCGGCCGTAGCCGCCCTGGTGGTCATGTTCCTCTGCATCGCCGTGCAGGTCTTTTTCCGCTATGCGCTGGACCATGCCCTGGAATGGCCCGAGGAAGTGGCCCGCTACGCCTTTATCTGCGCCGTTTTTCTAGGCGCGAGCCTCGCCGCCCAAGAAGGCCGTCATCTGGAAATCAGCGTCTGCAAGTACAGCTTCGGGCCGCGCGTGCAGTTCGCGCTGACCATCGTTTCCGCAGCGTTCACCCTGCTGTTCTGCGCCGTTATGACGGTCTGGGGTGCGCAAATGGTCCTCTTTGTGGCCCAATCCGAGCAGGTGGCCGCCTCCATGAGCATGCCCATGTACGTACTCTATCTGGCGGTTCCCCTGGGCATGACCTGTATGTTCCTGCGCACGGTGAAGCACACGATGGCGGCGTTGCGCGGGCTACGTGGCCGAAACGCCGGAAACACCGCCGGAAAGTTCGACAAAAAAGACGTCATGACCGAGATGTCCAATTCCTGGTGA
- a CDS encoding TRAP transporter large permease: MELPIILTAATIVLLLILSVPIAAALGLGVMVGMIAGDLPPEFMMQKVFSSLDSFPLLAVPLFILAGEIMQKGSMADALLRVSRCLVGHITGGMAHVSILTCMFYGALSGSSPATVAAVGGIMIPAMEKEGYPCDFSAAVNTSAGCLGVMIPPSVPLIIYGTTVGVSVSDLFIAGILPGIFVGLVLMLTAWILVRRRGINVVTRKAARRETLRAAWEAKHALLVPVIVLGGIYGGIFTPTEAGAVAVLYAFTVEGLLLRALTWDKTWRILKDATVTNASIFIIMCVACALGQLLLIYNVPDAVSGLLTGVAHNKYLLLTVIIAIMLIAGTFMEALANIIILAPLMFPVIKSAGIDPVHFGIVLITSAALGFLTPPVGVNLFVACGISKMSIEKLSLAVLPFLLAMLLALAVLAVVPKLSLLLLN, from the coding sequence ATGGAACTCCCTATCATTCTGACGGCCGCGACCATTGTTCTGTTGCTGATCCTGAGCGTGCCCATTGCCGCTGCCCTGGGACTCGGCGTCATGGTTGGCATGATCGCGGGCGATCTGCCGCCGGAATTCATGATGCAAAAGGTTTTTTCCTCCCTGGACAGTTTTCCGCTGCTGGCCGTGCCCCTGTTCATTCTGGCCGGGGAAATCATGCAGAAAGGCAGCATGGCCGACGCGCTGCTGCGCGTCTCCCGCTGCCTAGTGGGACACATCACCGGCGGCATGGCCCACGTGAGCATTCTGACCTGCATGTTCTACGGTGCGCTGTCCGGCTCCAGCCCGGCCACAGTGGCCGCCGTGGGCGGCATCATGATCCCGGCCATGGAAAAGGAGGGTTACCCGTGCGATTTTTCCGCCGCCGTGAACACCTCAGCGGGCTGCCTGGGCGTGATGATCCCGCCCAGCGTGCCCCTGATCATCTACGGCACCACCGTGGGCGTATCGGTGAGCGACCTGTTCATCGCGGGCATTCTGCCGGGTATTTTCGTGGGCCTGGTTCTGATGCTCACGGCCTGGATTCTGGTACGGCGGCGCGGCATCAACGTGGTCACCCGCAAGGCCGCGCGGCGCGAAACTCTGCGCGCCGCGTGGGAAGCCAAGCACGCCCTGCTGGTGCCGGTCATCGTGCTGGGCGGCATTTACGGCGGCATCTTCACGCCCACCGAAGCCGGGGCCGTGGCCGTGCTCTATGCCTTTACGGTGGAAGGCCTGCTGCTACGCGCCCTGACCTGGGACAAAACCTGGCGGATACTCAAGGACGCGACCGTCACCAACGCCTCTATTTTCATCATCATGTGCGTGGCCTGCGCCCTGGGCCAGCTACTGCTGATCTATAACGTGCCGGACGCGGTGAGCGGCCTGCTGACCGGTGTGGCGCACAACAAGTATCTGCTGCTGACCGTGATCATCGCCATCATGCTCATTGCCGGAACATTCATGGAGGCCCTGGCGAACATCATCATTCTGGCCCCGCTGATGTTCCCGGTCATCAAAAGCGCGGGCATTGATCCGGTGCATTTCGGCATCGTGCTGATCACTTCGGCGGCCCTGGGTTTTCTGACTCCGCCGGTGGGCGTGAACCTCTTCGTGGCCTGTGGCATCAGTAAGATGAGCATTGAAAAACTCAGCCTGGCCGTACTGCCCTTTCTGTTGGCCATGCTTCTGGCGCTGGCCGTGCTGGCGGTCGTGCCGAAACTCTCTCTGCTGCTCCTGAACTAA